Proteins from one Candidatus Neptunochlamydia vexilliferae genomic window:
- a CDS encoding biotin transporter BioY, whose product MEALARLTNIKINTATKVLLGALFLAACAQITIPLYPVPMTMQTLGIFALAVMQGGKKASYSTLLYLVLATLGLPVLPGGAIITSWLALPTVGYLVAFPIAAFVIGKMVQIKERPSSLWIVASIFVGQAIIYTLGIFGLMQFLSLKQSIMVGVVPFLPLAGAKALFAAGLGGAWLRFRKAP is encoded by the coding sequence ATGGAAGCTTTAGCAAGACTCACCAACATTAAAATAAACACTGCAACAAAGGTCCTTCTAGGGGCTCTATTTTTAGCAGCGTGTGCGCAGATCACGATCCCCTTATATCCCGTGCCAATGACGATGCAGACGTTAGGCATTTTTGCTTTAGCAGTAATGCAGGGTGGTAAAAAAGCTTCCTATTCGACCCTCCTTTATTTGGTACTGGCAACGCTTGGTCTTCCCGTTCTTCCAGGAGGGGCAATCATTACCTCTTGGCTTGCCCTTCCAACAGTTGGTTACTTAGTAGCCTTTCCGATTGCAGCCTTTGTCATTGGAAAAATGGTCCAGATAAAAGAGCGCCCCTCTTCTTTGTGGATTGTAGCGAGCATTTTTGTGGGACAGGCCATTATCTATACCCTTGGGATATTCGGGCTGATGCAGTTCCTCTCTTTGAAGCAAAGTATCATGGTCGGAGTGGTTCCCTTCCTCCCTCTTGCGGGTGCAAAAGCACTTTTTGCTGCAGGGCTGGGTGGAGCGTGGCTCCGCTTCAGAAAAGCTCCTTAA
- a CDS encoding pyridoxamine 5'-phosphate oxidase family protein, whose translation MKIIFLLLVSWTLFGKELHPITKVNQWCKKEKEWTEGQFLQKATLATVTAQGHPHVESVDIVHFDKKEGPLFFIGRDLSLHPHAALHLPLPRTHRTVSIKGTLHPIAMAEREKRWSQLPLYKKRLFLPEKASPKGALMPVTFIGYRVIPHTITFSENPPRSLPNQEVITLN comes from the coding sequence ATGAAAATCATCTTTCTTCTCCTAGTTTCATGGACTCTTTTTGGAAAGGAGCTCCATCCCATCACAAAGGTTAACCAGTGGTGCAAAAAGGAAAAAGAGTGGACAGAAGGGCAATTTCTTCAGAAGGCAACCCTTGCAACGGTCACCGCCCAAGGACATCCCCACGTTGAAAGTGTTGATATTGTCCACTTTGATAAAAAAGAAGGTCCCCTCTTTTTTATCGGACGTGACCTCTCTTTGCATCCTCATGCCGCTCTCCACCTCCCCCTTCCTCGGACCCACCGCACTGTGTCGATCAAAGGAACGCTGCATCCCATTGCGATGGCTGAACGGGAAAAGAGGTGGAGCCAACTCCCCCTCTATAAAAAGCGTCTTTTCCTCCCCGAAAAAGCCTCTCCTAAAGGGGCCTTAATGCCTGTAACTTTTATCGGTTACCGGGTCATTCCACACACAATAACTTTCTCCGAAAACCCTCCCCGCTCTCTTCCTAATCAAGAGGTTATCACTCTCAATTGA